One segment of Pandoraea pnomenusa DNA contains the following:
- a CDS encoding Bcr/CflA family multidrug efflux MFS transporter, which yields MPSHTFRTVFILGILSAIGSLSIDMYLPALPSIARELNTTDAAAQFSLASFFIGLGLGQLLHGPLADRYGRKRPLYAGLALYTLASAGCALAPNIETLIVCRFIQAVGGCACFVIARAMARDLFDTSTVARVLSRMTLIMGAAPILAPLVGGQVLMFVGWRWIFWGLTVFGAACFAMSVYWLPETRQALRQARNWLATAWHNYGALLSDREFMGNALAGGVSQAGMFAYITGSPFVFINLYGVDPAHYGWLFGLNACGIIGGSQINAYLLRTRRPADVLRRTNNLVAVLGLLMLAVAALGVGGLVMLMVPLFAYVTSLGFSQPNAIAEALNRQHHRAGAASALLGALQFLAAASAGAAVGLLHARSAVPMAAVMAVCGVLSWCFHTVLIRRAGAHAPPASGTV from the coding sequence ATGCCATCCCACACCTTCCGCACGGTCTTCATTCTCGGCATTCTGTCGGCCATCGGCTCGTTGTCGATCGACATGTATCTGCCCGCGCTCCCGAGCATCGCCCGGGAGCTGAATACCACCGACGCGGCGGCGCAGTTCTCGCTGGCGTCGTTCTTCATCGGTCTGGGGCTGGGACAGTTGCTGCACGGCCCGCTCGCCGACCGCTACGGGCGCAAGCGTCCGCTGTATGCCGGACTGGCGCTTTACACGCTTGCCTCGGCGGGTTGCGCGCTGGCGCCCAATATCGAGACACTGATCGTTTGCCGTTTCATTCAGGCGGTGGGTGGCTGTGCGTGTTTCGTTATCGCCCGCGCCATGGCCCGCGATCTGTTCGACACGAGCACGGTGGCCCGCGTGCTCTCGCGCATGACGCTGATCATGGGCGCCGCGCCGATTCTCGCGCCGCTCGTCGGCGGGCAGGTGCTCATGTTCGTCGGCTGGCGGTGGATCTTCTGGGGGCTGACGGTGTTCGGCGCGGCATGCTTCGCGATGTCCGTCTACTGGCTCCCCGAGACCCGCCAGGCGCTCCGCCAGGCGCGCAACTGGCTCGCGACCGCATGGCACAACTACGGCGCGTTGCTGAGCGATCGGGAATTCATGGGCAATGCGCTCGCGGGCGGAGTGTCGCAGGCGGGCATGTTCGCCTACATCACGGGCTCGCCCTTCGTATTCATCAACCTGTACGGCGTCGATCCGGCACACTATGGCTGGCTGTTCGGCCTGAACGCGTGCGGGATCATCGGCGGGTCGCAGATCAACGCCTATCTGCTGCGTACGCGCCGGCCGGCTGACGTGTTGCGTCGTACCAACAATCTCGTTGCGGTGCTGGGCCTGCTGATGCTCGCGGTGGCGGCGCTTGGCGTGGGCGGGCTCGTCATGCTGATGGTGCCGCTCTTCGCCTACGTCACGAGTCTGGGATTCTCGCAGCCGAATGCCATCGCCGAGGCGCTGAATCGGCAGCATCACCGTGCCGGGGCGGCGTCGGCGCTGCTGGGCGCGCTGCAGTTCCTCGCGGCCGCCAGCGCTGGTGCGGCGGTGGGGCTGCTGCACGCGCGCTCGGCGGTGCCGATGGCGGCCGTCATGGCGGTGTGCGGCGTGCTGTCCTGGTGCTTCCACACCGTGCTGATTCGCCGGGCGGGCGCGCATGCGCCGCCCGCGTCCGGGACTGTGTGA
- the flhD gene encoding flagellar transcriptional regulator FlhD produces MRNSETLNEIRELNLSYLVLAQRLIREDRAAAMFRLGISDQLADVLGSLTLAQLVKFAGSNQLLCRFRFDDHVILSSLTHGAKDVGMQQSHASILLAGQPVEQIG; encoded by the coding sequence ATGCGAAACAGCGAAACACTGAACGAGATTCGTGAATTGAATCTCTCCTACCTTGTCCTGGCTCAGCGCCTGATCCGAGAGGACCGCGCGGCGGCGATGTTCCGCCTGGGCATCAGCGACCAACTGGCCGACGTGCTCGGCAGTCTCACACTGGCTCAGCTCGTCAAGTTCGCGGGGTCGAACCAGCTTCTGTGCCGATTTCGATTCGACGACCACGTGATTCTCTCGAGCCTCACGCATGGCGCGAAAGACGTGGGTATGCAGCAGTCTCATGCTTCGATTCTCTTGGCGGGCCAGCCCGTCGAGCAGATCGGGTAA
- the flhC gene encoding flagellar transcriptional regulator FlhC: protein MRTKSVVLEAREIQLAIELIELGARLQLLEAETSLSRDRLIKLYKELKGASPPKGMLPFSTDWFVTWLPNIHSSLFHNIYRHLVQYGGCQGIEAIVKAYRLYLEHVELHGWEPVLGFTRAWTLVRFFDSKMLQMTPCTRCGGHFVTHAHEPHGQYVCGLCAPPSRAGKTRKAKHAQAADLAPAVATSVPDTDISPLAA, encoded by the coding sequence ATGCGTACCAAAAGCGTCGTTCTCGAAGCCCGCGAGATCCAGCTGGCCATCGAATTGATCGAACTCGGCGCCCGCCTCCAACTCCTGGAAGCGGAAACGAGCCTGAGCCGCGACCGGCTCATCAAACTGTACAAGGAACTCAAGGGCGCCTCGCCGCCCAAGGGCATGCTGCCGTTCTCGACCGACTGGTTCGTGACATGGCTGCCGAACATCCATTCGTCGCTGTTTCACAACATCTACCGCCACCTCGTGCAGTACGGCGGATGCCAGGGTATCGAGGCCATCGTGAAGGCCTACCGCCTGTACCTGGAGCATGTGGAGTTGCACGGATGGGAGCCGGTGCTCGGCTTCACCCGGGCGTGGACCCTGGTGCGCTTCTTCGACAGCAAGATGCTGCAAATGACGCCCTGCACGCGCTGCGGCGGCCATTTCGTCACGCATGCCCACGAGCCGCACGGCCAGTACGTCTGCGGACTGTGCGCACCGCCTTCGCGCGCGGGCAAGACCCGCAAGGCCAAGCACGCGCAAGCCGCCGACCTGGCGCCGGCCGTGGCCACGTCCGTGCCCGACACGGATATTTCCCCGTTGGCCGCCTGA
- the motA gene encoding flagellar motor stator protein MotA, giving the protein MLVVIGYIIVLASVFGGFVIGGGHLGALFQPTELLIIGGAGVGSFVVGNNSKAIKATMKALPMLFKGSKYTKELYMELMALLYVLLAKARKDGMLAIEGDVEDPASSPVFSQYPRILGEPRIMEFLTDYLRLMVSGNMNAFEIENLMDHEIETYRHEGEVPAHCLQKTGDAMPAFGIVAAVMGVVHTMASADQPPAVLGALIAQALVGTFLGILLAYGFISPLAQLIEHRINESVKLYECIKVTLLASLNGYAPALSVEFGRKVLYSTVRPSFAELEEHVRQVKAR; this is encoded by the coding sequence GTGCTTGTCGTCATTGGTTACATCATCGTTCTGGCATCGGTCTTTGGCGGCTTCGTCATTGGCGGAGGCCACTTGGGCGCGCTGTTTCAGCCGACCGAGCTGCTGATCATCGGTGGCGCGGGCGTTGGCTCGTTCGTGGTGGGCAACAACAGCAAGGCGATCAAGGCGACGATGAAAGCGCTGCCGATGCTGTTCAAGGGCTCGAAATACACCAAGGAGCTGTACATGGAGCTGATGGCGCTCCTGTACGTGCTGCTCGCCAAGGCGCGCAAGGACGGCATGCTCGCCATCGAGGGGGACGTGGAAGACCCGGCATCGAGCCCGGTCTTCTCGCAGTATCCGCGCATTCTCGGCGAGCCGCGCATCATGGAGTTCCTGACCGATTACCTGCGTCTGATGGTCAGCGGCAACATGAACGCGTTCGAGATCGAGAACCTGATGGATCACGAAATCGAAACCTACCGTCACGAGGGCGAGGTGCCCGCGCACTGCCTGCAGAAGACCGGCGATGCGATGCCGGCGTTCGGCATCGTGGCCGCGGTGATGGGCGTGGTGCACACCATGGCGTCGGCCGACCAGCCCCCGGCGGTGCTGGGGGCGCTGATCGCGCAGGCGCTCGTGGGGACTTTCCTCGGCATTCTGCTGGCCTATGGTTTCATCTCGCCGCTGGCGCAGCTCATCGAGCACCGCATCAATGAATCCGTCAAGCTCTACGAGTGCATCAAGGTCACGCTGCTGGCGAGCCTGAACGGGTACGCGCCGGCACTCTCGGTCGAATTCGGCCGCAAGGTGCTGTATTCCACGGTACGTCCGTCGTTCGCCGAGCTCGAAGAGCACGTGCGGCAGGTCAAGGCACGTTGA
- the motB gene encoding flagellar motor protein MotB has translation MSEKEERPIIVKRRKAGGHGHHGGAWKIAYADFMTAMMAFFLLMWLLSSVTSKELTGIAEYFRTPLAVALMGGRNAADNSGVIPGGGTDTTRTDGQKSRGDQVKSRQAMSAELAERADAQRLRELKARIEKAIENNPTLRQFRKQLLIDVTTEGLRIQIVDDQNRPMFANASAQVQPYMRDILREIGKSLNDVPNRISLSGHTDATAYAQGDKSYSNWELSADRANASRRELIAGGLDGEKVLRVVGLASTVPLDRDNAYNPINRRISIIVLNRRAEQSVRHEGDQPTIDAANARGAGMDAVNAVMNGTLPAVPSVPVPPEPPAAPGATPAAR, from the coding sequence ATGAGCGAGAAAGAAGAGCGGCCCATCATCGTCAAGCGCCGCAAGGCTGGCGGGCATGGGCATCACGGCGGCGCCTGGAAGATCGCATACGCCGACTTCATGACGGCCATGATGGCGTTCTTCCTGCTGATGTGGCTGCTCAGCTCCGTGACCAGCAAGGAACTCACGGGCATTGCCGAGTACTTCCGCACGCCGCTGGCCGTCGCCCTGATGGGCGGGCGCAACGCGGCGGACAACAGCGGCGTCATTCCCGGCGGCGGCACCGACACCACGCGCACCGACGGCCAGAAGTCGCGCGGCGACCAGGTCAAGTCGCGCCAGGCAATGTCGGCCGAGCTGGCCGAGCGCGCCGACGCGCAACGTTTGCGCGAACTCAAGGCCCGCATTGAAAAAGCCATCGAAAATAACCCCACGCTGCGGCAATTCCGCAAGCAGTTGCTGATCGACGTGACGACGGAAGGTTTGCGCATCCAGATCGTCGACGACCAGAACCGCCCGATGTTTGCCAATGCGAGCGCGCAGGTGCAGCCGTACATGCGCGACATCCTGCGCGAGATCGGCAAGTCGCTCAACGACGTGCCCAACCGCATCAGCCTGTCGGGTCACACCGATGCCACGGCCTACGCACAGGGTGACAAGAGCTACAGCAACTGGGAGTTGTCCGCCGACCGCGCCAACGCCTCGCGCCGCGAGCTGATCGCGGGCGGGCTCGACGGCGAGAAGGTGTTGCGCGTGGTGGGGCTGGCCTCCACCGTGCCACTCGATCGCGATAACGCCTACAACCCGATCAATCGCCGTATCAGCATCATCGTGCTCAATCGTCGTGCCGAGCAGTCGGTCAGGCATGAAGGCGACCAGCCGACGATCGACGCCGCAAACGCGCGCGGTGCCGGCATGGATGCGGTGAACGCCGTCATGAACGGAACGCTGCCCGCTGTGCCGAGCGTGCCCGTGCCGCCCGAGCCGCCGGCCGCGCCCGGCGCCACGCCGGCAGCGCGATAA
- a CDS encoding response regulator, whose protein sequence is MQALRNTILAVDDSASMRQILAATLDEAGYAVTTARDGQEALALASQAAFDLVLTDQHMPGMDGLSLIRALRGLDAFAETPILVLTTEVDGAYKTAAREAGASGWLIKPVDPEALVDVVGSLVGAGA, encoded by the coding sequence ATGCAGGCCCTTCGCAACACGATTCTCGCCGTCGACGACTCCGCGTCGATGCGCCAGATCCTGGCAGCCACGCTCGACGAAGCGGGCTACGCCGTGACGACCGCTCGCGACGGACAGGAAGCGCTGGCCCTCGCGTCGCAAGCGGCGTTCGATCTGGTGCTGACCGACCAGCACATGCCCGGCATGGACGGCCTGTCGCTCATTCGCGCGCTGCGCGGGCTCGACGCGTTTGCCGAAACCCCGATCCTGGTGCTCACCACCGAGGTCGACGGCGCATACAAGACGGCGGCCCGCGAAGCGGGCGCCAGCGGCTGGCTGATCAAGCCGGTCGACCCCGAAGCACTCGTCGACGTCGTCGGGTCACTCGTCGGCGCAGGCGCATGA